One Marasmius oreades isolate 03SP1 chromosome 2, whole genome shotgun sequence DNA segment encodes these proteins:
- a CDS encoding uncharacterized protein (BUSCO:EOG09260ERO) yields MAGQSTKMDIDEAAIDEGLYSRQLYVLGHEAMKRMAASNVLIVGLQGLGVEIAKNIVLAGVKSVTVFDPELITIQDLSSQFFLRVKDVGKPRAEVTVPRLAELNAYVPVRNLGGTAGQEITVDLIKGFQVVVLCGVPYSKQLEINDWTHENGVHFIATETRGLFGSIFNDFGPRFTCVDPTGEQPLSGMIVSVSKDKDGLATCLDETRHGLEDGDFVTFSEVQGMTELNGCEPRKVTVKGPYTFSIGDTTGLGDYTAGGIFTQVKMPKIIDFKSLRESLQSPEFFITDFAKFDRPATLHAGFQALSEFYSQHKRLPRPRNAEDASSLVAIAKKLEPEVDEKIIIELAYQASGDLAPINAVIGAFVAQEVMKACSAKFHPMLQHLYYDSMESLPRLLPDEADCQPTGSRYDAQIAVFGKVFQEKISNYRQFLVGSGAIGCEMLKNWSMMGLGTGSQGSIQVTDLDTIEKSNLNRQFLFRPKDLGKFKAEVAARVVSEMNTDLAGKITTRQDAVGPDTEDIYDEEFFNSLDGVTNALDNVKARLYMDQRCVFYKKPLMDSGTLGTKGNVQVVIPHLTESYASSQDPPEKETPSCTVRNFPNVIQHTIEWSKKLFEDLFIKPLQEVNAYLSDAGYLQNTLKYSGQQKQQVEQLLSHLVTDKPLTFEECIVWARLQFEARFNNEIRQLLFSFPKDATTSSGQPFWSGPKRAPDPLTFNSNDPSHLSFIIAAANLHAFNYGLKGDNDPNVYRKVADSVIVPEFTPRSGIKIQVNENDPVPLESGGPDDIEEVVSKLPPPSSLAGYRLNPVEFEKDDDTNHHIDFITAASNLRATNYNIPPADRHTTKQIAGKIIPAIATTTSLVTGLVCLETLKIIDGKDKLEEYKNGFVNLALPFFGFSEPIGAAKYKYGQTEWTLWDRFEFRNDPTLQDIVAWFRKEHRLEITMVSQGVSMLWSSFVGKKKSEERLPLKFSKLVEHVSKKPVPSHVTYFIAEVMVSDEEGEDVEVPFVVVRR; encoded by the exons ATGGCTGGTCAGAGCACCAAGATGGATATTGATGAGGCAGCCATTGATGAAGGCCTCTATTCACGTCAATT ATATGTCCTTGGGCACGAGG CGATGAAGAGAATGGCTGCATCCAACGTTCTGATCGTTGGTCTCCAAGGTTTAGGTGTTGAGATAG CTAAAAACATTGTTCTTGCTGGTGTCAAGTCTGTGACTGTATTTGACCCAGAACTGATCACCATACAAGATCTCAGTTCTCAA TTCTTCTTGCGCGTCAAAGATGTTGGAAAACCTCGGGCAGAAGTTACTGTGCCTAGATTAGCAGAATTAAATGCTTATGTTCCGGTTAGAAATCTGGGAGGTACCGCAGGCCAGGAAATCACGGTGGACCTCATCAAAGGCTTCCAG GTTGTTGTTCTATGTGGGGTTCCGTATAGCAAACAATTGGAGATAAACGATTGGACACACGAGAACGGAGTCCATTTCATCGCAACAGAAACGCGTGGATTATTTGG ATCTATCTTCAACGATTTTGGACCGCGGTTCACCTGCGTTGATCCGACAGGCGAGCAACCCTTGAGTGGTATGATCGTATCGGTTTCGAAG GACAAAGATGGCTTGGCTACTTGTCTAGATGAGACGAGACACGGTTTGGAAGACGGCGACTTCGTGACGTTCTCCGAGGTGCAAGGAATGACGGAGTTAAACGGATGCGAACCTCGCAAAGTCACAGTCAAAGGCCCTTACACCTTCTCGATCGGGGACACTACAGGTCTTGGGGACTACACAGCTGGAGGCATTTTCACTCAGGTCAAAATGCCCAAGATTATTGACTTC aaatCTCTGCGTGAATCGTTGCAATCCCCGGAATTCTTTATCACGGACTTCGCGAAATTCGACAGACCTGCCACCCTTCATGCTGGTTTCCAGGCTCTCTCAGAATTCTATTCGCAGCATAAACGTCTTCCACGTCCGAGAAACGCCGAGGATGCATCTAGTCTCGTTGCAATTGCGAAGAAACTAGAGCCAGAAGTTGATGAGAAAATCATCATAGAGCTTGCTTACCAGGCAAGTGGTGACCTGGCTCCCATTAATGCAGTTATTGGTGCGTTCGTTGCACAGGAAGTCATGAAAGCATGCTCCGCCAAGTTCCATCCCATGCTACAGCACTTGTACTACGACTCTATGGAATCACTTCCCCGACTTCTTCCCGATGAGGCGGATTGTCAACCAACGGGTTCACGCTATGATGCTCAAATTGCTGTCTTTGGAAAGGTCTTCCAGGAGAAGATCTCCAACTATCGTCAATTCCTGGTCGGTTCTGGTGCTATCGGATGCGAGATGTTAAAGAACTGGAGTATGATGGGGTTGGGTACTGGTTCGCAGGGATCGATCCAAGTTACCGATTTGGATACAATTGAAAAGAGTAACCTCAATCGCCAGTTCCTATTCAGACCTAAGGATCTCGGCAAATTTAAGGCCGAGGTTGCTGCAAGGGTTGTCTCGGAGATGAACACAGATCTGGCCGGAAAGATTACCACAAGGCAGGATGCCGTAGGTCCGGATACAGAAG ACATTTACGATGAGGAATTTTTTAACAGCCTTGACGGCGTCACAAACGCATTGGACAATGTAAAAGCTA GACTTTACATGGACCAACGCTGCGTGTTCTACAAGAAACCACTTATGGACTCCGGAACTTTAGGCACCAAGGGTAACGTGCAAGTGGTCATTCCCCACTTGACTGAGTCCTATGCATCTTCTCAAGACCCTCCTGAGAAGGAAACACCTTCTTGCACGGTCAGGAATTTTCCCAATGTCATCCAACACACCATCGAG TGGAGTAAGAAGCTATTCGAAGACCTTTTCATCAAGCCCCTTCAAGAAGTTAACGCATATCTGTCGGATGCAGGCTACCTGCAGAATACTCTCAAGTACTCCGGTCAACAGAAGCAGCAAGTTGAACAATTACTCTCTCACCTCGTAACCGACAAGCCTTTGACTTTTGAAGAGTGTATTGTCTGGGCTCGCCTTCAATTTGAAGCCAGGTTTAACAATGAAATTCGCCAATTACTTTTCAGTTTCCCAAAGGACGCAACCACTAGCAGCGGTCAGCCCTTCTGGAGTGGTCCGAAGCGCGCCCCCGATCCATTGACCTTCAACTCGAACGAT CCCTCGCATCTATCCTTCATCATCGCTGCAGCAAACTTGCATGCCTTCAACTATGGGCTCAAAGGCGACAACGATCCCAACGTTTATCGGAAGGTTGCAGATTCCGTCATCGTTCCCGAGTTTACACCTAGAAGTGGCATTAAAATCCAAGTGAACGAGAATGATCCCGTTCCCCTAGAGAGTGGCGGACCTG ATGATATCGAGGAGGTGGTGTCGAAGTTACCGCCACCTTCATCGCTAGCAGGCTATCGCCTGAACCCCGTCGAGTTCGAGAAGGACGATGACACAAATCATCACATAGACTTCATCACAGCTGCTTCGAACCTTCGAGCAACTAATTACAACATCCCACCTGCAGACCGTCACACCACTAAACAGATCGCAGGGAAGATTATCCCTGCAATAGCAACGACAACCTCCTTGGTGACTGGCTTGGTTTGTTTGGAGACGTTGAAG ATAATCGATGGTAAAGACAAGCTGGAGGAGTACAAGAACGGTTTCGTGAACTTGGCGCTCCCCTTCTTTGGTTTCTCAGAGCCTATCGGTGCCGCAAAATACAAGTATGGTCAAACCGAGTGGACGCTCTGGGACAGGTTCGAGTTCAGGAATGACCCTACTCTTCAAGATATCGTCGCTTGGTTTAGAAAGGAACATAGACTCGAGATCACTATGGTCAGTCAAGGTGTTAGCATGCTTTGGAGTTCTTTTGttgggaagaaaaag AGCGAGGAGCGACTTCCTCTCAAGTTCAGCAAACTCGTGGAGCATGTCAGCAAGAAACCTGTCCCTTCTCATGTCACCTACTTCATCGCCGAGGTGATGGTGTCTGAtgaagaaggtgaagacGTTGAG GTGCCGTTCGTCGTTGTTCGGAGATGA